In Parasegetibacter sp. NRK P23, a single genomic region encodes these proteins:
- a CDS encoding DUF2892 domain-containing protein, whose product MKKNMGSTDRAIRVLAAIAVAILYFSGTISGTLGIVLLVVAGVFLLTSLVGFCPLYTILGLNTCSRKSQ is encoded by the coding sequence ATGAAAAAAAATATGGGCTCCACCGACAGAGCCATCCGTGTACTGGCAGCCATTGCGGTCGCCATTCTTTATTTTTCCGGCACTATTTCCGGCACTTTAGGTATCGTATTATTGGTTGTCGCTGGCGTTTTTCTTCTCACTTCTCTCGTAGGTTTCTGCCCACTCTATACCATACTTGGCCTGAATACCTGCTCCCGGAAAAGCCAATAG
- a CDS encoding Crp/Fnr family transcriptional regulator, whose protein sequence is MEQNGNNIKAQFPQFETTLLEELEEKAELKSFEAGEWLLRKGQNIRSTMLIISGLVKVFRQDEEGNEYFMYYLEPGQACALSMICAAKQETSQIMAKTVQPTEVVRIPLDNMDAWMAKYKSWYYFVLETYRARFEELLSTVDHIAFRNMDERLVFYLRKYQETTHSNNIHLSFTEMAQELNSSREVISRLMKKLADKGLVRLHKSYVEIVDLGRALG, encoded by the coding sequence ATGGAACAAAATGGCAATAACATAAAAGCACAATTTCCTCAGTTTGAAACGACCCTGTTGGAGGAACTGGAGGAGAAGGCGGAACTGAAGTCGTTTGAAGCGGGGGAATGGTTGTTGAGGAAGGGGCAGAATATCCGCTCCACGATGCTCATCATCAGCGGACTGGTGAAAGTATTCCGGCAGGATGAAGAAGGGAACGAGTATTTCATGTATTACCTGGAGCCGGGCCAGGCCTGTGCCTTGTCGATGATCTGCGCGGCGAAACAGGAGACCAGCCAGATTATGGCGAAAACGGTGCAGCCTACGGAAGTGGTCAGGATACCGTTGGATAATATGGACGCATGGATGGCGAAATATAAGTCGTGGTACTATTTTGTATTGGAGACCTACAGGGCGCGGTTCGAGGAATTGCTTTCCACCGTGGACCATATCGCGTTCCGGAATATGGACGAACGACTGGTGTTTTACCTGAGGAAATACCAGGAGACTACGCATTCTAATAATATTCATCTTTCTTTTACTGAGATGGCGCAGGAGTTAAATTCTTCAAGGGAGGTGATTTCACGGTTGATGAAAAAACTTGCTGA